In Neisseriaceae bacterium CLB008, one genomic interval encodes:
- a CDS encoding PhoH family protein, whose product MVNSPRNTAKRRLFVLDTNVLLHDPNSLFRFEEHDVYIPLTTLEEMDAHKKGLSEVARNARQASRILDDLISSNNDAISTGIPLNGTGHKEATGKLILQTSIEAEPLPEGLPLAGGDNKILSVMLSLEKKVKNTYIALVSKDINMRIKAKALGLAAEDYRNDKIIDDSDMLYTGHRELDNSFWLRNGADLSSWQENGTVFYKVKGKDVREFTINELLWSDEGESPFYVQVIDIQGDVATLQTIKDYSSNKHSVWGINARNTEQNYALNLLMNPNLDLVTILGQAGTGKTLLTLAAALSLTFDYKQYDEIIVTRATIPVGDDIGFLPGTEEEKMNPWMGGLEDNLEVLGKGEDDSGDWAKAATQDMMRTRIKIKSMNFMRGRTFHNKFVIIDEAQNLTQKQMKTLITRAGAGTKVVCMGNLAQIDSPYLTEGSNGLTYAVDRFKGWAHSGHITLRRGERSRLADHAIEIL is encoded by the coding sequence ATGGTCAACTCCCCTCGTAATACTGCTAAAAGACGCCTATTCGTGCTCGACACCAATGTGTTGCTGCACGACCCCAATAGTCTGTTTCGTTTTGAAGAGCACGACGTCTACATCCCCCTCACCACCCTAGAGGAAATGGACGCTCACAAAAAAGGGCTCAGTGAAGTCGCCCGTAACGCCCGTCAAGCCAGCCGTATCCTCGATGACCTCATCAGCAGCAACAACGACGCCATCAGCACCGGTATTCCCCTCAATGGGACCGGCCATAAAGAAGCCACCGGCAAACTCATTTTACAAACCTCTATTGAGGCCGAGCCACTGCCTGAAGGCCTGCCGCTGGCCGGCGGCGACAACAAAATCCTCAGCGTTATGCTGTCGCTTGAAAAGAAGGTCAAAAACACCTATATTGCGCTGGTTTCTAAAGACATCAATATGCGTATTAAGGCCAAAGCCCTAGGCTTGGCCGCCGAAGACTATCGCAACGATAAAATCATCGACGACAGCGACATGCTGTACACCGGCCACCGTGAACTCGACAACAGCTTTTGGCTACGCAACGGCGCCGACTTAAGCTCTTGGCAAGAAAACGGCACGGTCTTCTATAAAGTTAAAGGCAAAGACGTACGTGAGTTCACCATCAACGAGCTCTTATGGAGTGACGAAGGTGAATCACCGTTTTACGTTCAGGTCATCGACATCCAAGGCGATGTGGCCACCTTACAAACCATCAAAGACTACAGTTCTAACAAACACTCCGTGTGGGGCATTAACGCTCGCAACACCGAACAGAACTACGCCTTAAACCTATTGATGAACCCCAACCTCGACCTCGTCACCATTTTGGGCCAGGCCGGCACCGGCAAGACCTTGCTGACCCTAGCCGCTGCCTTAAGCTTAACCTTTGATTATAAACAATATGACGAAATTATTGTCACTAGAGCAACCATCCCCGTTGGCGACGACATTGGCTTCTTACCCGGCACAGAAGAAGAGAAAATGAACCCTTGGATGGGTGGTCTGGAAGACAACCTTGAGGTACTGGGCAAAGGCGAAGACGACTCAGGCGACTGGGCCAAGGCCGCCACTCAAGACATGATGCGCACCCGCATTAAAATCAAGTCGATGAATTTTATGCGTGGGCGCACCTTCCACAATAAGTTCGTGATCATCGACGAGGCACAAAACCTCACCCAAAAGCAAATGAAAACCTTGATCACCCGTGCCGGCGCCGGCACCAAAGTGGTGTGCATGGGCAATCTGGCGCAAATCGACTCGCCCTATCTGACCGAAGGCAGTAACGGCCTCACCTACGCCGTCGATCGTTTTAAGGGCTGGGCCCATTCTGGCCACATCACCCTACGCCGCGGCGAGCGTTCGCGCCTAGCCGATCACGCCATCGAAATTTTATAA
- a CDS encoding OmpA family protein, whose amino-acid sequence MKKMNKTLLGLTTVAAMLLSACTSVSHVKSNGTTDEVVWPDAESVSFKTGSFPVVNALKLVRPGMTKDQLYNLLGRPHFNEGLIGVVEWDYLFHFPLSNGEVVTCQYKVLFDQDKLAQSFFWREPACADLINGRPVVAAKAEQIELSADALFQFNGSQANELLPQGQEALAQLARQLKQNYASISSIVLTGHTDRLGSDAYNQRLGQERANTVRMVLQQQGVDAPISTRSAGKSMPKTTSCVGQNANAALKACLQQDRRVTVDIVGTKK is encoded by the coding sequence ATGAAGAAAATGAATAAAACCCTGCTGGGCTTGACCACGGTTGCTGCGATGTTGTTGAGTGCCTGTACCAGCGTGAGTCACGTTAAATCGAACGGCACCACCGATGAGGTGGTTTGGCCGGACGCCGAAAGCGTGAGCTTTAAAACCGGTAGTTTCCCTGTAGTGAACGCATTGAAACTGGTGCGCCCAGGCATGACCAAAGATCAGCTGTACAATCTTTTGGGTCGCCCACACTTTAATGAAGGCCTGATTGGTGTGGTGGAGTGGGATTACCTATTCCATTTCCCACTATCTAACGGCGAAGTGGTGACCTGTCAGTACAAGGTATTGTTTGATCAAGATAAATTGGCGCAAAGCTTTTTCTGGCGTGAGCCAGCCTGTGCTGATTTGATCAACGGTCGCCCGGTTGTGGCTGCGAAAGCAGAGCAGATCGAGCTGTCAGCCGATGCCTTGTTCCAGTTTAATGGCTCACAGGCAAATGAGTTGTTGCCACAAGGTCAAGAGGCTTTGGCTCAGCTGGCTCGCCAACTCAAGCAAAACTATGCTTCAATCAGCAGCATCGTTTTGACTGGCCATACCGATCGCTTAGGCAGCGATGCTTATAACCAACGCTTGGGCCAAGAGCGTGCCAATACCGTACGCATGGTATTGCAGCAGCAGGGCGTTGATGCACCGATCAGCACCCGTAGTGCAGGTAAGAGCATGCCTAAAACGACGAGCTGTGTAGGACAAAATGCTAATGCTGCTTTGAAAGCATGCTTGCAACAAGATCGTCGTGTAACGGTAGACATCGTTGGGACTAAAAAATAA
- the ispD gene encoding 2-C-methyl-D-erythritol 4-phosphate cytidylyltransferase: MSPRHVALIPAAGVGARFGAGLPKQYSQLLGQTVLHHTLAVLQAEAKIDQVVVVIAPDDPYFDQYDWPQEKLTVLRCGGVSRAQTVQQGLAELLALGAVQDQDWVLVHDAARCCLSATALSGLIGHLHGHTIGGLLALPVADTLKRANAEGDVAATVDRAGLWQAQTPQMFRARLLADALALGDLNQVTDEASAIEALGLQPKLVLGEASNFKLTLQQDRLLAEAVLSARRMEEKGRA, from the coding sequence ATGAGCCCGCGTCACGTTGCCTTAATACCTGCGGCAGGCGTTGGCGCGCGGTTTGGTGCTGGTTTGCCCAAGCAGTACAGCCAGCTCTTAGGCCAGACCGTGCTGCACCATACCTTGGCGGTGTTACAGGCGGAAGCCAAGATTGACCAGGTGGTGGTGGTGATTGCGCCGGATGATCCTTATTTTGATCAGTATGACTGGCCGCAGGAGAAATTGACGGTGTTGCGCTGTGGCGGCGTTAGCCGCGCTCAAACCGTTCAGCAAGGCTTGGCTGAGCTATTGGCATTAGGAGCGGTGCAGGATCAAGACTGGGTGTTGGTACACGATGCAGCGCGTTGCTGCTTGAGCGCCACGGCCTTGTCTGGATTGATAGGCCATTTACACGGCCATACCATTGGCGGGCTGCTGGCGCTGCCGGTAGCGGACACGCTTAAGCGCGCCAATGCTGAAGGAGATGTGGCAGCCACCGTCGATAGAGCGGGGCTATGGCAGGCGCAAACGCCACAAATGTTTCGGGCACGGCTATTGGCCGATGCCTTAGCCTTAGGCGATCTGAATCAGGTGACGGATGAAGCGTCCGCCATTGAAGCCTTAGGCCTTCAGCCCAAGCTGGTCTTGGGTGAAGCCAGTAATTTTAAACTCACATTACAACAAGACCGTTTATTGGCCGAAGCGGTACTCAGCGCCAGACGGATGGAAGAAAAAGGAAGAGCATGA
- the speB gene encoding agmatinase, producing the protein MSEIIGDGAISRTSLYGSSIENTYSGVLSFMRRNYSKDLSGSDIVVSGVPLDLATTFRSGARQGPAAIRAASVQLAELKPFPWGFDPFDDLAVIDYGDCWFDAHNPLTIKDSIINHARHILNNSNAKMLTFGGDHYVTYPLLIAHAEKYGKPLSLLHFDAHCDTWPDDNPDSLNHGTMFYKAVKDGLIDPTTSAQVGIRTWNDDFMSMNMLFAPWVHENGVKETISRIKDIIGNNPVYLTFDIDCLDPAFAPGTGTPVPGGLTTAQALSILRGLESLNIVGMDVVEVAPSYDQSEITALAAAHIAADMLCLMRNKKVNGTF; encoded by the coding sequence ATGTCAGAAATCATTGGCGACGGTGCCATTAGCCGCACCTCACTCTATGGCTCTTCTATTGAAAATACCTATTCAGGTGTTTTGTCTTTCATGCGTCGTAATTACAGCAAAGATTTAAGCGGCAGCGACATTGTCGTGTCTGGTGTTCCACTAGACCTAGCCACTACTTTTCGCTCCGGCGCCCGTCAAGGGCCCGCCGCCATCCGTGCCGCCAGCGTACAGCTGGCCGAACTCAAACCTTTTCCCTGGGGCTTTGATCCTTTTGACGATTTGGCCGTGATTGATTATGGTGACTGCTGGTTTGATGCCCACAATCCGCTGACAATTAAAGACAGCATCATCAATCATGCTCGCCACATTTTAAACAACAGCAACGCCAAGATGCTAACCTTTGGCGGCGACCATTACGTCACCTATCCGCTCTTGATCGCACACGCTGAAAAATACGGCAAACCATTGTCGCTGCTGCATTTTGATGCCCATTGCGACACTTGGCCAGACGACAATCCCGATTCATTGAACCATGGGACGATGTTCTATAAGGCCGTTAAAGATGGCTTAATCGACCCCACCACATCGGCCCAAGTAGGCATCCGCACCTGGAACGATGACTTCATGAGCATGAACATGCTATTCGCCCCGTGGGTACATGAAAACGGCGTCAAAGAAACCATTAGCCGCATCAAAGACATCATTGGCAATAATCCTGTCTACTTGACCTTCGACATCGACTGCCTCGACCCAGCCTTTGCTCCGGGCACCGGCACCCCCGTTCCTGGTGGTTTAACCACGGCTCAAGCCTTAAGCATTTTGCGTGGTCTAGAGTCGTTAAACATCGTCGGCATGGACGTAGTTGAAGTGGCCCCTAGCTACGACCAAAGCGAAATCACCGCTCTGGCCGCAGCCCACATCGCCGCCGACATGCTGTGCTTGATGCGCAACAAAAAGGTCAACGGCACCTTTTAA
- a CDS encoding peroxiredoxin: MTQKISFTLPATDDVQFNSDEHLPLVVYFYPKDSTPGCTTEANDFKDHLSEFTELGYTVVGISRDSLKSHANFKAKQGLNFTLLSDADETVCNLFDVIKMKNMYGKQVRGIERSTFILNSEGVISKEWRKVRVPDHVAEVLAFLKSEADK; encoded by the coding sequence ATGACCCAAAAAATCAGCTTCACCCTGCCCGCGACCGACGACGTCCAGTTCAACAGCGATGAGCACCTTCCTTTAGTGGTTTATTTTTATCCCAAAGACAGCACTCCAGGCTGCACCACAGAAGCCAACGATTTTAAAGATCACCTGTCCGAATTTACCGAACTTGGCTACACCGTTGTCGGCATCTCCCGCGACAGCCTTAAGTCGCATGCAAACTTCAAGGCCAAGCAAGGCCTCAATTTCACTCTGCTCTCAGATGCCGACGAAACCGTCTGTAACCTGTTTGATGTCATCAAAATGAAAAACATGTATGGTAAACAAGTCAGAGGCATCGAACGATCCACCTTTATCCTCAACTCAGAAGGAGTCATCAGCAAAGAATGGCGCAAAGTACGCGTTCCTGACCATGTCGCAGAAGTATTGGCCTTTCTTAAGTCGGAGGCCGACAAGTAA
- a CDS encoding fimbrial protein — protein MNFRSLALGLALSSLTTYGFAADGTIEINGMVTAATCKVNAGSTNNIKVSLPVVSAQSFKAVGDTAGKTPFSIKLTECSEDSKDVSVAFSAAQASLFNATGHIVNQAQDPAANVNIVLFDEQNGGQKLKLAQGAEGKAVKVVNKGAVFNYTAAYIAEDKTVGAGQVRALMTYDIAYK, from the coding sequence ATGAATTTCCGTTCTTTAGCTCTGGGTTTAGCGTTGTCTTCATTAACCACTTATGGTTTTGCCGCGGATGGTACTATTGAAATTAATGGCATGGTGACGGCTGCAACCTGTAAAGTCAATGCAGGCAGCACGAATAACATCAAAGTTTCTTTACCTGTAGTCAGCGCTCAGTCGTTTAAAGCCGTTGGGGATACCGCTGGTAAAACACCTTTTAGTATTAAATTAACTGAATGTTCAGAGGACAGCAAAGATGTTTCGGTGGCTTTTTCTGCTGCTCAAGCAAGTTTGTTTAATGCGACGGGTCACATTGTAAATCAAGCACAAGATCCTGCGGCCAACGTGAACATTGTTTTATTCGATGAACAAAATGGTGGCCAAAAACTTAAACTGGCACAAGGTGCCGAAGGTAAAGCGGTTAAGGTCGTTAATAAAGGTGCGGTGTTCAACTATACTGCTGCTTACATTGCTGAAGATAAAACCGTTGGTGCCGGCCAAGTGCGTGCATTGATGACGTACGACATTGCCTATAAATAA
- the dnaQ gene encoding DNA polymerase III subunit epsilon gives MTRQIILDTETTGLSARNGDRLVEFAGVEMIDRQLTGRYLHLYVNPERDIPAEASNIHGIYDKDVVGKPIFKDVGQQIIDFLADSELIIHNAPFDVGFLNSEFARVGMPMVGDFTAKVIDTLKMAKTMFPGKKATLDALCDRFEVDRSNRILHGALIDCELLAGVYIGMTRGQYGLDMGDQEASGHDADLVQTIVRPSHLNVILADAEELAAHEAYVQALDKAVGGASLYRQAAQPE, from the coding sequence ATGACGCGACAAATAATTTTGGATACCGAAACCACGGGCCTAAGCGCCAGAAATGGGGACCGGTTGGTGGAGTTTGCCGGGGTTGAGATGATCGACCGCCAGCTGACAGGGCGTTATTTACATTTGTACGTCAATCCAGAACGCGACATTCCTGCTGAGGCATCGAATATTCACGGGATTTATGATAAAGACGTAGTGGGTAAACCCATTTTTAAAGACGTTGGTCAGCAAATCATTGATTTTTTAGCCGACAGCGAACTGATCATCCACAACGCACCGTTTGACGTGGGTTTTTTAAACAGCGAGTTTGCCCGCGTTGGCATGCCGATGGTAGGGGATTTTACCGCTAAAGTCATCGACACCCTGAAAATGGCCAAAACCATGTTCCCAGGTAAAAAGGCGACGCTGGACGCTTTGTGTGACCGTTTTGAGGTGGACCGCAGCAACCGTATTTTGCACGGCGCCTTGATTGACTGTGAGCTGTTGGCCGGCGTGTACATTGGCATGACGCGGGGGCAGTATGGTTTAGACATGGGTGATCAAGAAGCCAGCGGTCACGATGCTGATTTGGTTCAAACCATTGTGCGACCGAGCCATTTAAACGTGATCTTGGCCGATGCTGAAGAGCTGGCCGCTCATGAAGCCTATGTCCAAGCCTTGGATAAGGCTGTCGGTGGGGCCAGCCTGTATCGCCAAGCGGCGCAGCCTGAATGA
- a CDS encoding fumarylacetoacetate hydrolase family protein, translating into MASVSLNGLDTPVSNIFCIGRNYVAHAKELNNDVPTEPMVFLKPTSALLHPTSPVILPSYSQSIHYECELVILIKEDAHNVSEAEALNYVAGYSIGLDLTARDLQDKAKSQGHPWTQCKGFRGAACITHFVSSQIVDDPSGLTFDLKINGQTRQSGNTDLMIFSVQKIISHLSQYYGLQKGDLIYTGTPAGVGEVHPGDIMSLDLHGHIQAEFKVAA; encoded by the coding sequence ATGGCTTCCGTTTCACTGAATGGTTTAGACACCCCCGTCAGCAATATTTTCTGCATCGGCCGCAACTATGTCGCCCACGCTAAAGAGCTCAACAATGACGTGCCAACTGAGCCCATGGTGTTTTTAAAGCCCACCTCGGCCTTACTGCACCCCACTAGCCCTGTAATTTTACCCAGCTATTCTCAGAGCATTCATTACGAATGTGAGCTGGTGATTCTGATTAAAGAAGACGCCCACAACGTCAGTGAAGCAGAGGCCTTAAACTACGTGGCCGGCTACAGCATTGGCCTAGATTTGACCGCACGCGATCTGCAAGACAAAGCCAAAAGCCAAGGCCACCCCTGGACCCAGTGTAAAGGCTTTCGTGGCGCAGCCTGCATCACCCATTTCGTTTCCAGCCAGATTGTTGACGATCCCAGCGGCCTGACCTTCGATCTGAAAATTAACGGCCAAACCCGCCAAAGCGGCAACACCGACTTAATGATCTTTTCCGTCCAAAAAATCATCAGCCATCTGTCACAATACTACGGTCTACAAAAAGGCGACCTCATTTACACCGGTACGCCCGCAGGCGTTGGCGAAGTCCATCCTGGCGACATCATGAGCCTAGACTTACATGGCCACATCCAGGCCGAGTTCAAAGTAGCGGCTTAA
- a CDS encoding molecular chaperone codes for MRVLSFLLLMLISLPSVASVVITGTRVIYSGHQNEVGIELKNDASQPALVQSWVDYFDEPKNKANLAVPFVVMPPVFRMEANEGQSLRLMYTQEPLPTDRETLFRFNVLEIPPTPEAGAANYLLMAIRNQLKLFYRPAEIKQKPDQVEQDYIWRLQKDATGQFILSVDNPTPFYLNLSEVNLINQAGALVAYEADMIAPKSHQQIVVKNIPSAQVQQLKTFQFVYINDYGARVLVTAPFQR; via the coding sequence ATGCGCGTATTGAGTTTTCTATTGTTGATGTTGATTTCGCTACCAAGTGTGGCCAGCGTGGTCATAACGGGTACCAGAGTGATTTATTCTGGACATCAGAATGAGGTGGGCATTGAGTTGAAAAATGATGCCAGCCAACCTGCTTTGGTACAATCCTGGGTGGACTATTTTGATGAGCCTAAAAATAAAGCTAATCTGGCCGTTCCTTTTGTGGTGATGCCGCCAGTGTTTCGGATGGAAGCCAACGAAGGCCAAAGTTTACGCCTGATGTATACGCAAGAGCCTTTGCCTACCGATAGAGAAACCCTTTTTCGCTTTAATGTATTGGAAATTCCACCCACACCAGAAGCGGGTGCTGCGAATTATTTGCTGATGGCCATTCGTAATCAGCTTAAATTGTTTTATCGTCCGGCCGAAATCAAGCAAAAACCAGATCAGGTCGAACAAGACTATATATGGCGGTTGCAAAAAGACGCAACCGGGCAATTTATCCTCAGCGTTGATAATCCAACGCCTTTTTATCTCAACCTTAGTGAGGTAAACCTGATTAATCAGGCTGGTGCTTTGGTGGCTTATGAGGCCGATATGATTGCGCCTAAAAGCCATCAGCAGATTGTGGTGAAAAACATCCCGTCCGCTCAAGTGCAACAGTTAAAAACCTTTCAGTTTGTGTACATCAATGATTATGGTGCACGTGTGCTTGTGACTGCACCGTTTCAACGTTAG
- a CDS encoding fimbria/pilus outer membrane usher protein, translated as MNQALLKVFMCGLPALTMWSTVSAVALDEGMAESLNTQQVEPTLKKPQPAPAQFDEDLLRLSSVYPMVDLTKFAQADAVLPGRYLLDVFVNNQWQKNTLVTFKQTSASTVSLCVDDALLLALNVAPRAISEAEAACPTLQERLPGASDQLNFSSLRLNLVVPQAWLNDTGYTMIPPALWDKGDVAAYFDYNANSYGTWPDEGRRQVDHALGIRTGLHFGSWALRHSGYYNRPSQRSGHYQSNDTYLQTELSNWRSQLKIGDFYGYSQFIDGVKLRGIELKTDDRMLPAQWRGYAPVVRGVAMTHAKVTIRQQQRIIYESTVPPGAFAIRDLSPLGYAGDLNVTVTEADGREVSFIVPFSSVAQLIRPGSVYYSMALGRLHYADSVTNDSVWQGSMQYGLTNYVTVNSAFQLHPDFQVLLVGSAFNTQLGAFGIDFLQTTAKMGNGQNERGQQLKLNYHKYVAPTATTLNVTAYRYSEKGFRNLDAYLGASNHHTERQEYAGRPKQELAFSVSQELPERWGTFYMSGLFRQSWAQSGYDKEVQFGYSNSYKRLGYGVSFNQVADVNSGDKKNRLLLTLSMPFDVASRPQYIHVNHNHSEQEQGYTQIGVSGALDQHNRWSYQVSANKQKTDHSLSAGTYYRSGKGNLSASVTTTKYSHQVSLGASGAVVLHPYGLTLSESLGDAFAIVYAQGAKGAELRNMPGTFLNHQGIAVLSSVNPYEVNEIGINPANMPLGVSLKQSHKQLVPRGNTVSLVRFQTKIGRMVLFELNDVEGKRLPMGADVVNAEGESLGFVGQGGRTLLQLSQTQGIFWVKWGVDETQKCQFQYQLNAQAPSQGPEKHVLNCQKVEYKEHDE; from the coding sequence ATGAATCAGGCGTTGCTTAAAGTCTTCATGTGCGGCCTTCCTGCGTTGACAATGTGGTCCACCGTGTCTGCTGTAGCCCTAGATGAAGGTATGGCTGAATCATTGAACACACAGCAGGTTGAACCCACCCTTAAAAAGCCTCAGCCAGCACCGGCACAGTTTGATGAAGATTTGTTGCGTTTGTCGAGCGTTTATCCGATGGTGGATTTAACCAAATTTGCGCAAGCCGATGCCGTTTTGCCTGGGCGTTATTTATTGGATGTGTTCGTTAATAATCAGTGGCAAAAAAACACCTTAGTAACGTTTAAACAAACGTCGGCGTCGACCGTTTCATTATGCGTTGATGATGCCTTGTTATTGGCGTTAAATGTTGCACCACGTGCCATCTCAGAGGCGGAAGCTGCTTGCCCGACGCTACAAGAGCGCTTGCCGGGTGCGAGCGATCAGCTTAATTTTTCCAGTTTGCGATTGAATTTAGTCGTGCCTCAAGCTTGGTTAAACGATACGGGATACACCATGATCCCGCCAGCCTTGTGGGATAAAGGCGATGTTGCAGCCTATTTTGATTACAATGCCAATAGCTACGGGACATGGCCAGATGAGGGGCGACGCCAAGTCGATCATGCTTTAGGCATTCGTACGGGCCTGCATTTTGGCAGTTGGGCACTGCGTCATAGTGGTTATTATAATCGTCCTTCACAGCGCTCTGGACATTATCAAAGCAATGATACTTATTTGCAAACTGAGCTATCCAACTGGCGATCACAGCTAAAAATCGGTGATTTCTACGGTTATAGCCAATTCATTGATGGGGTTAAACTGAGAGGGATTGAGCTTAAGACAGATGATCGTATGCTGCCGGCGCAGTGGCGTGGTTATGCCCCAGTGGTGAGGGGGGTGGCCATGACGCATGCGAAGGTGACGATTAGGCAACAGCAGCGCATTATTTATGAAAGCACGGTTCCGCCTGGTGCTTTTGCGATTAGAGATTTAAGCCCTTTGGGCTATGCGGGCGATTTAAACGTGACGGTCACCGAGGCAGATGGTCGTGAGGTCAGTTTCATTGTACCTTTCTCCAGTGTGGCGCAGTTGATTCGACCGGGCTCGGTTTATTACAGTATGGCGTTGGGTCGTTTACATTATGCTGATTCGGTCACAAATGATTCTGTTTGGCAGGGCAGTATGCAATACGGGCTTACCAATTATGTGACAGTTAACAGTGCGTTTCAATTGCATCCGGATTTTCAGGTTTTATTAGTGGGTTCCGCTTTTAATACCCAGCTTGGCGCCTTTGGTATCGATTTTCTTCAGACGACGGCTAAAATGGGCAATGGTCAGAATGAGCGGGGGCAACAGCTTAAACTAAACTACCATAAATATGTGGCACCAACGGCGACGACCTTGAATGTGACGGCCTATCGCTATAGTGAAAAAGGTTTTAGAAATTTAGATGCTTATTTGGGTGCATCGAATCATCACACAGAACGCCAGGAATATGCTGGGCGGCCCAAGCAGGAATTAGCGTTTTCCGTCAGTCAAGAACTACCAGAGCGTTGGGGGACATTTTATATGTCGGGTCTTTTTAGGCAAAGCTGGGCGCAATCTGGCTATGATAAGGAAGTTCAGTTTGGTTATAGCAATAGCTATAAACGTTTGGGATATGGGGTCTCGTTTAATCAAGTCGCCGATGTTAATAGTGGAGACAAAAAGAATCGCTTATTGTTAACTTTATCTATGCCGTTTGATGTGGCGAGTAGGCCTCAATACATCCATGTAAATCATAATCATAGTGAACAGGAGCAAGGCTATACTCAAATTGGGGTGAGTGGCGCACTAGATCAGCATAATCGTTGGTCGTATCAGGTGTCTGCCAATAAACAAAAAACTGACCACAGTTTGAGCGCTGGGACTTACTATCGTTCTGGTAAGGGTAATCTCAGTGCGTCGGTGACGACGACTAAATACAGCCATCAAGTTTCGTTAGGGGCTTCGGGTGCCGTGGTTTTACATCCTTACGGACTCACATTGTCCGAGAGTTTGGGGGACGCGTTTGCGATTGTCTATGCTCAAGGCGCTAAGGGTGCGGAGTTAAGAAACATGCCGGGGACGTTTTTGAATCATCAGGGCATCGCCGTCTTGTCTTCGGTCAATCCCTACGAAGTGAACGAAATTGGGATTAATCCTGCGAATATGCCTTTAGGGGTTAGTTTAAAGCAGAGCCATAAACAGTTAGTGCCACGTGGTAATACGGTTTCCCTGGTGCGATTCCAAACAAAAATAGGGCGAATGGTCTTGTTTGAACTGAATGATGTTGAGGGCAAACGGTTGCCGATGGGCGCTGATGTTGTTAATGCTGAGGGTGAGTCTTTGGGTTTTGTTGGGCAGGGGGGAAGAACTTTGCTGCAGCTGTCGCAGACACAGGGCATATTTTGGGTGAAATGGGGTGTGGATGAAACACAGAAATGCCAATTTCAGTACCAGCTTAACGCACAAGCGCCTAGTCAAGGCCCAGAAAAACACGTTTTGAACTGCCAAAAAGTGGAGTATAAAGAACATGATGAGTAA
- a CDS encoding fimbrial protein, translated as MMSNLFRLVVLLFLAGPTYAAWEICPGPSNYHAQRIPAPHLETIASYTPRGSIDLNTQQTAYEIVVKEGNNGQIELSDKRLISKSLVMEVKPACNTSGTYHAKSKVEFVPEKGMGDSGQMQVSTASGLDLTFKVMFDIDGQKIGSNPTSNRYGNKFGLQLEITKIRQTGPIKGGGEQYQRIKVGHYKLGVIEEGTGWDGAQMDIYLWIKVNNHQQTCKIVGSSHVRADLKPIMLSELMARGGPVKGGVSGSIKLSCPKNLKVAAILTDPYSRQVVSDYLNSSEDNGVVFKLKRNSVDGPYLQFGPNTFGSDNRHQFLIEAKQGDVTATFDVYYALKPGVTKVKPGPVSGRAEITFSYQ; from the coding sequence ATGATGAGTAATTTGTTCCGGCTGGTGGTGCTGCTTTTTTTGGCAGGCCCAACCTATGCCGCATGGGAGATTTGTCCTGGGCCGTCTAACTACCATGCCCAGCGAATACCAGCGCCACATTTAGAAACAATTGCCTCTTATACACCTAGGGGTAGCATAGATTTAAACACGCAACAGACTGCCTATGAAATTGTGGTTAAAGAAGGCAACAATGGTCAGATCGAGTTGAGCGATAAGCGTTTGATCAGTAAGTCTTTAGTCATGGAGGTAAAGCCGGCTTGCAATACTTCTGGTACTTATCACGCTAAATCTAAGGTTGAATTTGTGCCAGAAAAAGGCATGGGTGATAGTGGCCAGATGCAAGTGAGTACGGCGAGTGGCCTGGATTTAACCTTTAAAGTTATGTTTGACATTGATGGGCAGAAAATAGGCAGTAACCCTACTTCGAATAGATATGGTAATAAGTTTGGCCTACAGCTGGAAATCACTAAGATTCGCCAAACCGGCCCGATTAAAGGGGGGGGGGAGCAATATCAAAGAATTAAAGTCGGCCATTATAAGTTAGGCGTGATTGAAGAAGGTACGGGGTGGGATGGGGCGCAAATGGATATTTACCTTTGGATCAAAGTGAATAATCATCAGCAAACATGTAAAATAGTGGGCAGTAGTCATGTTCGAGCCGACCTGAAGCCCATTATGTTGAGTGAGCTGATGGCTAGGGGCGGCCCTGTTAAAGGTGGCGTTAGTGGCAGCATTAAGCTGAGCTGTCCTAAAAATTTGAAAGTGGCTGCCATTTTAACGGATCCTTATAGCCGCCAAGTCGTGAGTGACTATTTAAACAGCAGTGAAGATAATGGGGTGGTCTTTAAATTAAAGCGTAATAGTGTTGATGGGCCATATTTGCAGTTTGGCCCCAACACTTTTGGCAGCGATAATCGACATCAGTTTTTGATAGAGGCCAAACAGGGCGATGTTACGGCAACTTTTGATGTATATTATGCGCTGAAACCAGGCGTGACAAAAGTCAAGCCAGGGCCAGTGAGTGGCCGGGCTGAAATCACCTTTTCTTACCAATAG